In the genome of Chiroxiphia lanceolata isolate bChiLan1 chromosome 5, bChiLan1.pri, whole genome shotgun sequence, the window CGACTCTGTCTTGGCTAAAAACCTTGAACTTCAAATATATCAACTCAGCTTTGGTAACTTAATAACAAATATCATTATATACACCTGCTTAGGAATACAAAACAGATTTCCTGTCCCAAACACTGAAgggtttttattttgcacatCTTTTTAAGTGGCATAGATTTTTGGAGTTGCCTTGCTCTTGTGTATTCTTTCTGGTTTATTATTTTGTGCATTGTTGTGGCACAATGATTTTGTAAACACCTATAGAATGAAGGTCaaatttgagtttaaaaaaaaaaatcagtaaattgAGTGAGCTTAAACACAGTCCAGCCTTTTAAAATCAGGATATCAAGCATCTTCCATTCTTCTATTAACAGAGACAAAAGGGGAGATGCTTTTGGTCTGGATccagtttgttctttttgtgcaaaataagaaatgagAACACTTCTctttgtctctgtgtgtgtgtgtgtgtgtgtgtgtgtgtgtgtgtgtgtgtacaggtgCACTGTTGCTTAGAGAAGATTTGGGATACAAACAAGAACATGTCCTTTCAGTGCTCTTTCCACCTATGGATTTATGCATACACCTAAATATGGGATACTTTTCCTATTTGCCCATCTGTAAAGTTGACTTTTAAGTGTTTTCAGTCATTCTTGTTACTAGTAAATGATTTTAATATCTCCAGAGCTACTGGTGTTTGAAATCTTATTTGTTTGTCTTTAACcaaggtgtattttttttcttttcttaggaTTCCTATAGGAAGCAAGTAGTAATTGATGGAGAAACCTGTCTCTTGGATATTCTGGATACAGCAGGTCAAGAAGAATACAGTGCAATGAGGGACCAATATATGAGAACAGGGGAAGGcttcctgtgtgtgtttgctaTAAACAATACAAAGTCTTTTGAAGATATTCACCATTATAGGTGTGTATGTGCAAAAATGATTGACCAGCTCTTGTATTGGGTGGATATGGTGCTTGTTATTCCACTAGATAAGCTCTTATGAAATAGCATTTAAGGGAAAACTTGCAAATTGGCAATATTGCAActtatttgtgcatttttttaaccTGGAATTTTGGGTAGTCTGAAAATCTGCCTTGTTTGCAACTTAGGCAGGCAAAATACTGGAAGCTCTTCTGCTATGAACTAATGTGAGTTCAGTATTGCTAGTGAAGACTTACATAAAGGTAAATTCTGCCCATTCCACGGGTAAAGTTGTTTGTTAAGgtggaaaaactgaagcagTAGGAATTGTACAGACAATAGTGTCAGTCGCTGCTTTTGTTttgggctggagagggaaatACCTGGGAATGTTATTAGAGGAGGAACCTGTGTGAGCCCTGACATGTAAGAAGGGCAGACACACAAAATCAGCTTCAGAATGAGCTAAAAACCAACCTGTTATTAGTTccttcatcttctcttttttaaaataatcagtgaAAAATATCAACTCACACTTTCTTGTCAACTACACTAACACAGAGGTAGGAGCAATCTCTGGTGATTGCCATCCCAGATCACTTATAACTTAGTAGCCTACCATTATCCTGAATTTTCCTGGGGTATGCTGGTAGAAGGCAATGCAAATCCCACCAAAGATCACTGAGTTTAGCAGCATCAAAGTCCCAAACACATAAGCTATTCATAGTTAGGCATTTATAATAACATTACAAATGGGTTTCCTGTGGTTGtagaggaagaagggaaaaaggcaaCACGGATGGGAAGGCAAAAGTAATGAAATTAATGATTTTTGAGATTCTTGAGAAGTACATCTAACTAGTATTTCAAGATGCTTTCTAACTAGTGGTTGAAAGGACTCTCTTAGCAAATCTCTTTTTGTGGAGAGCCAGACCAGTGGTcttcaaactttaaaaacacctttctaAACGCAGGCTTTGTAGGGctgtctttaattaaaaagaaaaaccaatcacaacccccccaaaaccaaaccaaaatcaagATAATGGGCATAGAGCTTTTGGTAGTGTTTTATCTTGGCAGACAAATTGAGTATTGTGAGTGCTGAGTATGAGAGATAAGTAGTAAGGTTTATACCAGAACTTCTTAGGCTAGTTCTGGAATTAGCTGttaaaaacttcaaaaaataaaaacgaaaaaaaccctacagaaTCTGTAGTAGTTTGCAAAATGtaaacctctcttttttttttccttttttaggaGAATGATAAGCTTGATAGTGACCTGAGTagtcaatttattttttagtggCTTCTAATACTGTATGTGTAATAAGTGGACATAAAAAATGATTATGGAATTtgtcagtttaatttttttaattgttttaaaattggCCATATAAACCATTAATACTAATACCTGTTAAATAcaatgcccttttttttttttttctttttagggaaCAAATAAAGAGAGTTAAAGACTCTGAAGATGTCCCCATGGTGCTAGTAGGAAACAAATGTGATTTGCCTTCCAGAACAGTAGACACAAAACAAGCTCAGGATTTAGCAAGAAGTTATGGAATTCCTTTCATTGAAACATCAGCAAAGACAAGACAGGTAAAGCTCAAAACTTGCCAGATGCAAAAGCAGAGCTCTCATCTGAATTACCATCATGTTGATTATTCTCTAGGCAATTCTCTTTGACAATTGCATGGTCATGTCAATGGATATATTTCTCCAGATTGGAAATCCTTGTGGTGTCTCTTCTTTCTGTCAACTGGTAATTGTTTATTGATGAGTGATTGGCTTCAACTGCTCAAGCTCAGAGTCAGACCTGACCTGCTATTGCTCTCCTCTCTCGGGTGGTTGCAGCATTCTGAGTGTTCTGGTAGGCTTTAACAGAATAAAAGCACTTCTGCTCAGAggtgaaatgctttttttttcctcagcaagaGGATTTAACAGACAAACAGCTAATTAGTTTATTCTGGTTTAAGTGTTCtcattaataacaaaaggagTTTTTCCATGAGGcattgattctatgattagatATGACTGATATACCTTTTTATAGCTAAGCAATTGACcataaggctttttttttaaattactggaTTAATTGTTTGTGTAAACCAATATTTTCCCAAGACTTTAGAGCTCACTGTTGGTTCATTGTACCCCTCTGGTACAATAAACTGGTCCTTTCAGTGCCGTCAGGGTTTGTGAGGACAAAGGTGGTATCTCTGTGCActcaggagaaaagaaactaaGAAGATAGAGGTGGAACTGGTTCAGTACttctggaagaaagcaaatgctgatatgtggtttttcttttaagagtgTAAAGATTTACTATCAGGACATATTAGATGAGGCCTGAGTGGCCAAGTAGCTCATGCTCTCTGCATAATCAGAGGTGTTATGTGCAAGCTCAGAGTCAGGAATCAGGTGTAGCAGAAAATAAGAGCAGAATGCTGCAGTTTGAGCAACTGCTCAGTGCAATTGCTAATCAGGTTCAGCTACATCACTTGGCAGAATGTCCTCATAGACAGTATCTTAAGTTATTTTTGGATCTGAgaa includes:
- the KRAS gene encoding GTPase KRas isoform X2, translated to MTEYKLVVVGAGGVGKSALTIQLIQNHFVDEYDPTIEDSYRKQVVIDGETCLLDILDTAGQEEYSAMRDQYMRTGEGFLCVFAINNTKSFEDIHHYREQIKRVKDSEDVPMVLVGNKCDLPSRTVDTKQAQDLARSYGIPFIETSAKTRQRVEDAFYTLVREIRQYRVKKISKDEKTPGCMKIKKCLVM
- the KRAS gene encoding GTPase KRas isoform X1, with the translated sequence MTEYKLVVVGAGGVGKSALTIQLIQNHFVDEYDPTIEDSYRKQVVIDGETCLLDILDTAGQEEYSAMRDQYMRTGEGFLCVFAINNTKSFEDIHHYREQIKRVKDSEDVPMVLVGNKCDLPSRTVDTKQAQDLARSYGIPFIETSAKTRQGVDDAFYTLVREIRKHKEKMSKDGKKKKKKTKTKCIIM